One window from the genome of Acinetobacter sp. LoGeW2-3 encodes:
- a CDS encoding D-Ala-D-Ala carboxypeptidase family metallohydrolase, with translation MKHFYKGLLGLCMIPFVMVGCTTATKKPMTSPDGKRIYIPQEQVKVDRKVLPKSIPFAYTNWAAVSNNLSRVREYEVFLERNSVGNIIPSFELMRTARDWSRCGGPQYMVPSRELWANQLPTLRVFKYLVAANVLNDFEVTSVYRDLPLNKCAGGANSSRHLYNSAIDFRIGPEFPQPEDYAYIENTKFKLCQFWLQHGQSLNMGLGLYASGQIHIDTQGYRTWGPDLSRRSSMCNY, from the coding sequence ATGAAGCATTTTTACAAGGGATTATTGGGCCTCTGCATGATCCCTTTTGTCATGGTGGGCTGTACCACTGCGACAAAAAAACCAATGACCTCGCCAGATGGGAAACGAATTTACATTCCTCAAGAACAGGTTAAGGTGGATCGTAAGGTGCTGCCTAAAAGTATTCCCTTTGCCTATACCAATTGGGCAGCTGTATCCAACAATCTCTCTCGTGTACGCGAATATGAGGTGTTTTTGGAACGTAATTCTGTAGGCAACATTATTCCTAGCTTTGAATTGATGCGTACTGCACGTGACTGGTCACGTTGTGGCGGGCCGCAATATATGGTGCCAAGCCGTGAACTTTGGGCAAATCAGTTGCCAACATTACGTGTGTTCAAATATTTGGTTGCAGCCAATGTGCTGAATGATTTTGAAGTGACATCCGTTTATCGTGATCTGCCACTCAATAAATGTGCCGGTGGTGCTAACTCTTCTCGTCACCTATATAACTCTGCGATTGATTTCCGGATTGGGCCGGAATTCCCACAACCAGAAGATTATGCCTATATTGAAAATACCAAGTTCAAACTCTGCCAATTCTGGTTACAGCATGGTCAAAGTCTGAATATGGGCTTGGGTCTATATGCTTCAGGTCAAATCCATATTGATACCCAAGGTTACCGTACCTGGGGACCGGATCTGAGCCGTAGATCTTCAATGTGTAATTACTAA
- the fdxA gene encoding ferredoxin FdxA produces MTFVVTENCIKCKYQDCVEVCPVDCFYEGPNFLVINPDECIDCALCEPECPANAIFSEDELPEGQEVFIELNAELSQKWPNITQIGDQPADREEWNGKADKLQYLEK; encoded by the coding sequence ATGACCTTCGTTGTCACTGAAAATTGTATTAAATGTAAATATCAAGACTGTGTTGAAGTTTGCCCTGTAGATTGTTTCTATGAAGGTCCGAACTTCCTTGTAATTAACCCGGACGAGTGTATCGACTGTGCGTTATGTGAACCAGAATGTCCTGCAAATGCAATTTTCTCTGAGGATGAATTACCTGAAGGTCAGGAAGTATTCATCGAATTGAATGCTGAGCTGTCTCAAAAATGGCCGAACATCACCCAAATTGGTGACCAGCCAGCTGACCGTGAAGAATGGAACGGTAAAGCAGACAAACTGCAGTATCTTGAAAAGTAA